One window from the genome of Cryptomeria japonica chromosome 6, Sugi_1.0, whole genome shotgun sequence encodes:
- the LOC131067991 gene encoding UNC93-like protein 1 produces MTMDSTKRGWLRPRYNSPLVQVGLIGLVCFCCPGMFSALSGLGGGGQVDHTVANNANTALYTAFAIFGILGGGIYNILGPHMTLFTGCTTYVLYAASFLYYNHKHNSTFVIIAGALLGVGAGLLWAGQGAIMTSYPTEERKGGYISLFWSIFSFGGVVGGFIPFILNYSSNDASVNDGTYIAFMSFMALGTILALGLLHPDRVIRDDGSKVTLVKYSDVWIEAWEIMKLFKNRNMLLLTPACWASNFFITYQFNNVNGLIFNVRTRGLNNAFYWVAQILGSIGIGYVLDFSFKSRRKRGFIGLGIVALLGTAIWGGGLANQLKYDSNKSALNDLDFKNSGSAYAGPFVLYFCYGLLDAMFQTLCYWTIGALADDSQTLSRYSGFYKGVQSAGAAVAWQIDSQKTSLLAQILINWGLTSLSYPLVFLVILLSVTDGTPKPEIKENELEQPASNNFTIESLENNSAIGQ; encoded by the coding sequence ATGACAATGGATAGTACTAAGAGAGGATGGCTTCGGCCTCGCTACAATTCACCTCTGGTGCAAGTGGGCCTGATAGGGCTGGTGTGCTTCTGCTGCCCAGGAATGTTCAGTGCCCTCTCAGGCCTGGGAGGTGGTGGGCAAGTTGATCATACCGTAGCTAACAATGCAAACACAGCCCTGTATACAGCATTTGCAATCTTTGGCATATTGGGTGGTGGAATATACAACATTTTGGGCCCCCATATGACTCTCTTCACAGGATGTACTACTTATGTCCTGTATGCAGCCTCGTTCCTGTACTACAATCATAAGCACAACAGTACCTTTGTAATAATTGCAGGAGCCCTACTGGGGGTGGGAGCAGGGCTGCTGTGGGCTGGGCAGGGTGCCATAATGACCTCCTACCCTACAGAAGAGAGAAAGGGGGGGTATATCTCCTTGTTTTGGAGTATTTTCAGCTTTGGTGGGGTGGTAGGAGGTTTCATTCCCTTCATTCTAAACTACTCAAGCAATGATGCATCTGTGAATGATGGAACATACATAGCATTCATGAGCTTCATGGCCCTTGGAACAATTCTTGCATTGGGTCTACTGCATCCTGATAGGGTCATCAGGGATGATGGCAGCAAGGTCACCCTTGTAAAGTATTCTGATGTGTGGATTGAGGCCTGGGAGATTATGAAACTGTTCAAGAACAGGAATATGCTGCTGTTGACCCCTGCTTGTTGGGCTAGCAATTTTTTTATAACTTATCAGTTCAACAATGTGAATGGGCTGATATTCAATGTGAGGACCAGGGGCTTGAACAATGCTTTTTATTGGGTGGCTCAGATTTTGGGATCTATAGGGATTGGGTATGTGTTGGACTTCAGCTTTAAGAGCAGAAGGAAAAGGGGATTTATTGGGTTGGGCATTGTGGCATTGTTAGGTACAGCAATTTGGGGTGGAGGCCTTGCGAACCAGCTGAAATATGATTCAAACAAGTCTGCACTGAATGATTTGGACTTCAAGAATTCTGGTTCTGCCTATGCAGGGCCATTTGTACTGTATTTCTGTTATGGGTTACTTGATGCCATGTTTCAGACCCTCTGTTATTGGACAATTGGAGCTCTGGCTGATGATTCACAGACTCTGAGTAGATACAGTGGGTTCTATAAAGGAGTACAGAGTGCAGGAGCAGCTGTAGCATGGCAGATTGATTCACAGAAGACTTCATTACTGGCACAGATCCTCATCAACTGGGGGCTTACTAGTCTCAGTTATCCATTggttttcttggttattcttttgTCTGTGACCGATGGTACGCCCAAGCCAGAAATCAAGGAAAACGAGTTGGAGCAACCTGCCAGCAACAATTTTACAATCGAATCTCTTGAAAATAACTCTGCCATAGGCCAATAA
- the LOC131067992 gene encoding UNC93-like protein 1 has product MDGSQRGWLRPRYNSPKVQVGLIGLICFCCPGMFSALSSMGGGGQVDHTVANNANTALYTAFAIFGILGGGIYNILGPHMTLFTGCSTYVLYAASFLYYNHKHNSTFVIIAGALLGVGAGILWAGQGAIMTSYPTEDRKGVYISLFWTVFSFGGVVGGFIPFILNYSSNDASVNDGTYIAFMSFMALGTILTLGLLHPDRVIRDDGSKVTLVKYSDVWIEACEIMKLFKNRNMLLLTPAYWASSFFITYQYNNVNGLIFNVRSRGLNSAFYWVAQILGSIGIGYVLDFSCKSRRKRGFIGVGIVALLGTAIWGGGLANQLKYDSNKSALKDLDFKNSGSAYAGPFVLYFSYGLLDAMFQILCYWTIGALADDSQTLSRYSGFYKGVQSAGAAVAWQIDTQKTSLLAQLLIDWGLTSLSYPLVFLVIILSVTDGTPKQEIKEDGLEQPASINFTIESLENSSATGQ; this is encoded by the coding sequence ATGGATGGTAGTCAGAGAGGATGGCTTCGGCCTCGCTACAATTCACCTAAGGTGCAAGTGGGCTTGATAGGGCTGATTTGCTTCTGCTGTCCAGGAATGTTCAGTGCCCTCTCAAGCATGGGAGGTGGCGGGCAAGTGGACCACACTGTGGCTAACAATGCAAACACAGCCCTGTACACAGCATTTGCAATCTTTGGCATATTAGGTGGTGGAATATACAACATACTGGGCCCCCATATGACTCTCTTCACAGGCTGTAGTACTTATGTCCTGTATGCAGCTTCATTCCTGTACTACAATCATAAGCACAACAGTACCTTTGTAATAATTGCAGGGGCCCTACTGGGGGTGGGAGCAGGGATTCTGTGGGCAGGGCAAGGTGCAATCATGACCTCCTATCCTACTGAAGACAGAAAGGGGGTGTATATCTCCTTGTTTTGGACTGTTTTCAGCTTTGGTGGGGTGGTAGGAGGCTTCATTCCCTTCATTCTAAACTACTCAAGCAATGATGCATCTGTGAATGATGGAACATACATAGCATTCATGAGCTTCATGGCCCTTGGAACAATTCTTACATTGGGTCTACTGCATCCTGATAGGGTCATCAGGGATGATGGCAGCAAGGTCACCCTTGTAAAGTATTCTGATGTGTGGATCGAGGCCTGCGAGATTATGAAACTGTTTAAGAACAGGAATATGCTGCTTTTGACTCCTGCTTATTGGGCTAGCAGCTTTTTTATAACTTATCAATACAACAATGTGAATGGGCTGATATTCAATGTGAGGAGCAGGGGCTTGAACAGTGCTTTTTATTGGGTGGCTCAGATTCTGGGATCTATAGGGATTGGGTATGTGTTGGACTTCAGCTGTAAGAGCAGAAGGAAAAGGGGATTTATTGGGGTGGGCATTGTGGCATTGTTGGGTACAGCAATTTGGGGTGGAGGCCTTGCGAACCAGCTGAAATATGATTCAAACAAGTCTGCACTGAAAGATTTGGACTTCAAGAATTCTGGTTCTGCCTATGCAGGGCCATTTGTACTGTATTTCTCTTATGGGTTACTGGATGCCATGTTTCAGATCCTCTGTTATTGGACAATTGGAGCTCTGGCTGACGATTCACAGACTCTAAGTAGATACAGTGGGTTCTATAAAGGAGTACAGAGTGCAGGAGCAGCTGTAGCATGGCAGATTGATACTCAGAAGACTTCATTGCTGGCACAGCTCCTCATCGATTGGGGGCTTACTAGTCTCAGCTATCCCTTGGTTTTCTTGGTGATTATTTTGTCTGTGACTGATGGTACGCCCAAGCAAGAAATCAAGGAAGACGGGTTGGAGCAACCTGCCAGCATCAATTTTACAATCGAATCTCTTGAAAATAGTTCTGCCACAGGCCAATAA
- the LOC131067993 gene encoding UNC93-like protein 1, with protein MDGTKRGCLQPRYNSPVVQVGLIGVVCFCCPGMFSALSGLGGGGQVEHTVANNANTALYTTFAVFGILGGGIYNILGPHMTLFTGCCTYVLYAASFMYYNHMHTSAFVIIAGALLGVGAGLLWAGQGAIMTSYPTQDRKGVYISLFWSVFSFGGVVGGFIPFILNYSSTNASVNDGTYIAFMSFMAFGTILTLGLLHPDRVIRDDGSKVTLVKYSDVWIEACEIMKLFKNRNMLLLTPACWASNFFITYQFNNVNGLIFNVRTRGFSNAFYCVAQILGSIGIGYVLDFSCKCRRKRGFIGLGIVALMGTAIWGGGLASQLKYDSNKSAMNDLDFKNSGSAYAEPFVLYFCYGLLDAMFQTLCYWTIGALADDSHTLSRYSGFYKGVQSAGAAVAWHIDSQKTSLLAQLLINWGLASLSYPLVFLVILLSVTDGTSKQEIEENGLEQPARINFSMISLETKFTIDQQILCSL; from the coding sequence ATGGATGGTACTAAGAGAGGATGCCTTCAGCCTCGCTACAATTCACCTGTGGTACAAGTGGGCTTGATAGGGGTAGTGTGCTTCTGCTGTCCAGGAATGTTCAGTGCCCTCTCAGGCCTGGGAGGTGGTGGGCAAGTGGAGCACACTGTAGCTAACAATGCAAATACAGCCCTCTACACAACCTTCGCAGTCTTTGGCATTTTGGGTGGTGGAATATACAATATACTAGGCCCCCATATGACTCTTTTCACAGGGTGTTGTACTTATGTCCTGTATGCAGCCTCATTCATGTACTACAACCATATGCATACCAGTGCCTTTGTCATAATCGCAGGGGCCCTACTGGGGGTGGGAGCAGGGCTTCTGTGGGCAGGGCAGGGTGCCATTATGACCTCCTACCCTACTCAAGACAGAAAGGGGGTGTATATCTCCTTGTTTTGGAGTGTCTTCAGCTTTGGTGGGGTTGTAGGAGGCTTCATTCCCTTCATTCTAAACTACTCAAGCACTAATGCATCTGTGAATGATGGAACATACATAGCATTCATGAGCTTCATGGCTTTTGGCACAATTCTTACATTGGGTCTACTGCATCCTGATAGGGTCATCAGGGACGATGGCAGCAAGGTCACCCTTGTAAAGTATTCTGATGTGTGGATTGAGGCCTGCGAGATTATGAAACTGTTTAAGAACAGGAATATGCTGCTGTTGACCCCTGCTTGTTGGGCTAGCAATTTTTTTATAACTTATCAGTTCAACAATGTGAATGGGCTGATATTCAATGTGAGGACCAGGGGCTTCAGCAATGCTTTTTATTGTGTGGCTCAGATTTTGGGATCTATAGGGATTGGGTATGTGTTGGACTTCAGCTGTAAATGCAGAAGGAAAAGGGGATTTATTGGGTTGGGCATTGTGGCATTGATGGGTACAGCGATTTGGGGTGGAGGCCTTGCGAGCCAGTTGAAATATGATTCAAATAAGTCTGCAATGAATGATTTGGACTTCAAGAATTCTGGTTCTGCCTATGCAGAGCCATTTGTACTGTATTTCTGTTATGGGTTACTGGATGCCATGTTTCAGACCCTTTGTTATTGGACAATTGGAGCTCTGGCTGACGATTCACATACTCTGAGTAGATACAGTGGATTCTACAAAGGAGTACAGAGTGCAGGAGCAGCTGTAGCATGGCACATTGATTCTCAGAAGACTTCATTACTGGCACAGCTCCTCATCAACTGGGGGCTTGCTAGTCTCAGCTATCCCCTGGTTTTTTTGGTGATTCTTTTGTCTGTGACCGATGGTACATCCAAGCAAGAAATCGAGGAAAACGGGTTAGAGCAACCTGCCAGGATCAATTTTTCAATGATCTCTCTTGAAACGAAATTTACAATAGACCAACAAATCTTATGTTCTTTATAA